aagaaaagagaagaaaaaattgAGGTCGAATTGCTCCAAATAGCTCCAGTGTTGTCTGCGTTCCCAACGTGAAAGTGAAACTATAGTACGTCAATTGTGCAGAGAACTTCTATCTGCCTTTTTCATAATTCGAAGCTCTAAAGCATTTTTGAAAAGATTGACCAAGCACCAATTTCTTCAATACTCACAAATGTGCTTCTCAAATATATTCCGTCAAACACAAATTACTACAGTAGTATTGAAAAGTACAGTTTTTGAAACTCCATCAGACGAAAACTATTTTTCAAATAAGCATATCTCCAGAATTTGGTCAAGCATAAGTTTGGCTTCACACTTTGGATTTTAAACGCCTAGAAGTTTCATCATCTACTCTCATCGGTTAAACTTTAAAGCATCGGGTTTCAAATGACTaactgaaataaaatataaaaaatgaaaagttAAAGCTACCATACCACGATCAACTAGCTTTAATTGATATGATCATAATTTAAGTTACGATTAGAAATGGAGTATATAGTAAATAGTCCTACAAAAAAAACACAAAGGATATACAAAACAAAGAACCAGTTCTTCTAAAACTAAATCTGGCACAAACATTGTTTTACGTGAACAAGACAAAAACGAAAACACACAGAAACATgtcaatcttaaaaaaaaaaaaaaaaaaaaaaaaaagacagaacTATGTTACAATCAAGCTAAGGCCACTCAAATAGTAGCAGTTTCTATTTAATTGCCAACAAAGAAATTAACTCTGTTTCCATTGAACTCAAATAGTAGTGCAAACTCAGGCATGCATGGGCACGGGCTTGTTGTCGGTGTGGATAACAGTACTAGTTGGCCCGTCATCTTTGTGGATAACAGCAGGCTCGTCATCGCTGTGTATAACATCAGACTTGTCATCATCTTTGTTGATTACAGGCTCATCATCATCAGCAACCTCTTCAATTATGGGAATAGTAGCATTAGGCCCTTCAATAGCTTTGATAACAGGCTGGTTGTTGTCAGGCCCAGTATCCTCTTCATTATACATATCAGGAGcaaacaccctaaagttttcaCTGATAAAGTTGATATTAATATTAAAATCACACGGGGTAGCTTTTACTGATTTAGCACTACTTGATTTCTTAGATCCACTGCCAAAAGCGAAATTCATAGGATTCATTACACGTTTTAAAGCTTCGTCTTTCACTTTAAGCACAGTCCCCACTGCATCCTTTGCAGCATTAGCTATATTAGCAACTCTATTCACCCAACTCGGAAGCTTAGGTACTCCAAGCCTCTCTAACAACTCGTTGCTAAAATGCTTCGAGTTTTTGGACACGATGTGGTACTTGTTACCGGGCCACGAGTCGCTAAGCTCCTTTATCATTTTGTTGACTTTGGACTGGGAACACTCAGTTCTGCCAAGTGTAATTTTCTCGTGAAGGGTGTAGCTGGGGTTTTTTCCAGCCGGGCAGCTGAAAACACCGGTGCCCTTCTTGCGGTAACCATAAGCCCATTCGTCGTTACCGTAGATTTGGACAGCGGTGTGGAAGATGCCACCGAAGTTGACGCCGTCTTTGAGGAGTTTGTTCGTTTGGACTATGGCGAAGTTTTGTGCATCGTGCCCGCCGGCTTTGGTCATGTCATAAACGTAGAGGACTACTTCAGCCATATTGTTCTAGCTATGTGGactatgtcttttttttttctttttctttttctttttaattcttaTTTTGTTTGGTCCCTCTATACTCCGGCTCTTTGTGAATGCAAATGAATGAGAGGTATCTCTGGATTTATAAGGGACTGCTTTGGGCTTGTAGTAAGACTTTTCTTGCTCTTCCCGGTTTCTGGGCTGATTCGTATGTGGCATGCGGGGCCACTCAAGAATTGGGTCCCCGTCAGTTccgaaaataaattaaaaaagactTTGAAATACAAATTTGACAGATCTAATATTTAGTATAAACTCAAATACTATTTAGTTGTTCAAAATTTTGATTAAAGCTTTGTACCAAAACTTAACTTGAAAATTCTAGGGAAAAAGTGGTTAAAGAACTGTTTGGGCAAAATGCAAGAGAGTATATAGTCCAACAGCAACGACAACAACATActgctccctccgtcccaaaaagattattttaatttgacttggcacaaagtttaaaaaataaaggaagacttttgaaatgtgttgtccaaaataagtcttagatatttgtgtggctgtaaattatctcatgaaattaaattatttctaaatataaaaatgtttcaacctttttgggacagactaaaaaggaaagaaagacaatctttttgggacgaagggagtaataTATTCCGACAAGAGGGGTCTGGGTAGGGTGAGGTGTATGTAGACCTTACCCTACCTTTTTGGGGTAGAAAAACTGTTCCAGATACACCTATCTCCTCAAGGAGAGAGAGTATAGTCCGAATATATAAATCTCAATTTGTTAATAATACTCAACTTTTGTATTCTATATATTTTTATGGGTTTAaagaagggaaaagggtcaaatatacctctcTATTTTAGTTTATTGGCTAATTTGCCCTCCTTTAGcaaaagtagtcaaatatacccctcccatTACAAGTTGGGGCCAAATAGACCCCTACCGTTagcaaaattttaaaaatactcCTCATGTTTAACATAGTTCCACATAAACAAATCTAGTCATTGGAATTGGGTGACATGGACGCCACATGGTATTTAACTTAGTCTATGTCTTGCCTACATGGCATTTCTTTTTAAAACaatttgaaaatttgatttttctaaaaataaatctgttaaaaatggattttattaaaaatctgattttttttttaattttataaaacccacttcttaaaaaaaatgctgaaatttttttattaaaaaactctggaaaatgatttttttttaaatcagtttttcagattttttaaaattaatcccgattttaaaaaaaaattaggacactttaaaaaaaatactttacagttttccagattaaaaaaaaaaaattccagattttttaataaaagcctttttttttctagatttgttttaaaaaatcaattttctagattgttttaaaaaaaaattgtcatgtaggcaccacatagaataagttaaatgtcatgtggtgtccatgtcacccaattccaataactagacttgtttatgtggaaatatgttagaaatgagaggtatttttgaaactttgctaacgggaggggtatatttgggcCCAGCTTGTGatgggaggggtatatttgactattttggctAACGGATGACAAAGTTAGCCAATAAATTAAAGTAGAATAATATATTTGACCATTTTCTCTTTAAAGAATAGAGGGCGAGAGGACtttcaattattattttttgattgCATTAGGGAGGGGAAGAGGTAGTGAATGCTGCGCAGCTGCGGTACTGATGAGATTTAAACCCGTGTGAAAGGCAAAAAGCTCATTAAGCTAGCTAGCCTCGACTTCGGGTGAGAGGACTTAAAATTAGAAGTGCTGCTAAAGGTTTTTCCTTCGATTCCTAAGGAAATTAAAGTGAAGGGAATTGAAACTGGAGGAGCTATTAGTTATCCAATTCTTCGAAAGCTGAATTGAAGCAAATACCCCACTTATACTTTCACCAAATAAATTGAAGCAAATGACTAAAATCATCACAGAGTGCGGTGGGATGGATGGAATTTTTCACTATTGGTCGGAGGCCATGAAAATGGAAAAACTCTTGAAAATGAGTGTCTCCGCTTTTATGGGTCCACATACAACACAAAATCAAATTAATCGGACAATAAATTTTGAATACTGGAAGGGTAAGTAAAAATATACTATTAAATGACAAGAATTATACAACATGAAACTAAAATAGTCATTTTCTGTCATCTTTACATCCTCTCGCTCCCAAAATTAGCGTATCATACAAGGTAGGGATTGAaatcgaaaaagaaaaaaaatcaatcgAAAAAGAAAAATCTTATTTTTGGGAGGTGATTTTCacttggaaaaaaaattattatttcttCTCGAACAATCTTGAGCCGAGGGTCCttcggaaacagtctctctatcTTTCAAGGTAaaggtaagatctgcgtacactctaccctctccagaccccacttatgaaattacattgggtatgttgttcttcttcttgaactAGTTTTCTAACATTGCATTAATATTTCATATACTTATGACCATACTTCAATTTGTTTCAATATTGCAATAATTCTTTTAATACTAACCAGACATCAATTTGCAAATAATGACTTACAGTATTTGCTAACTCATGTCAAAAACTTGTTGGTTCATGTATCAATGTCTTCATACACTTCAACGAGTTGCTTTGATTCAGTTTCCTTGAATATCATCCCCACTGTCTCATAAAAAGTGGGACGATTCAGATTACATAAAagcaaaataatataaaataaattatttttaggtacctacTTTTTATTTACGAAAACAAATGCACATTTATAGACGCCGATATTCCCATCCTACCTTCTCGCTGCCGCTTCTCCACCGGAAAATCAAGTTCTCCCGTGCTTTCCTTGGACAACGCCTTCTCTCCatttatatttgtatatcattatTATACAAGGCATACCCGTGACATATACACAGCATACAATGATACACATTGTGGGTGTTAGAATCATAGAAAGGTGCCTTTCGGGAAACAATGGAAGCAACTAGCAAGCAGCATGTGTCTTTTCAGAACATTTGACCCCTAAGCCGAGAAGCTAGTGTATAAGTGCTTTCCCAGTAAATTCTTCACCTTTCTTCAGTGTGGGACAAGATCTTTTCATTTTCCATTCACTACCTAACCCAAAAATATCAAACTCAATTCATACCAAAAACCCTACAATCTTCGCCCTAGGACCTCCACAATTATATGATTTCATATCGACCCCTATTTTTCCCCCtttatcagtttttttttttttttatattctccttttaaaaaatatatatattgaaaatggtcatatatatatatatatatatatatatatatatatatatatatatatatatatatatatatatatatatagttcatgTATGAACAATATATATTTACTATAAACAATATATATTTACTATAAATTTGGCAAATAAACAATTGCAAGTGTAGAAGCTTAATGGACTCCAATCCATTTCATCAGTTGCATCATGCATGTTCTATAAAACATATTACTATTAAAATTGTTTTCCTACCTTGATCAATATCCATTCTCGTTTACTTTAATCACATTGCTTTAGTTCATCAATCACTCTCTCTTGTCTATCTCAAGTTTTGTGCTTGTTCGAAGTATTTTCCCTATCTCCATCAACTTTAGTCCTTGTCAAACATCAATTTGAAATATTGCATTATCAGTGTCGGATGCAGAAAGGTTGTTCTACTATTTGCATTATTATATAGTACTCTTCGTCATTTCTAAACTTGataattttatttcgaaaaactAAAATATTCTGTGTCGTCCAAATGTATGATCAAACTTACgaagtttgaatctcgaaaagcTAAAGATGTCACGTAAATTGAGACTGAGGAAGTAGCTGATTCAGGCTAAATATATAGTCAAAATTGACCCAtaaatttttttatcaaaatatctagataaaaaaaatatttttctttgatatgttataaggaaattttttatattaattttgtTTGCTAATGAAACAAATTATAAGGTAACAAACAAATAAACTAAAACTTGGTAAGAGTTGAGCggagaagaaattgcacggtttgtccttcaaatgggctggtctttaattttgcccttcaaatggaacTTAGGCCTAGTAGGGCATAAGTCCTTTAAGGAATCCGACATAATTTGTGTCGgatccttaaagaacttatgtttCGCCAGGCAGAAGTTCCATTTGAggcgcaaaaattaaagatcagcacaAATAGGgcaaaaagtgcaaatgacccttgaATGGATTGAGTTTAACCCATCATTTAGTCCATCTTTGATCAGCTCATCTCAGCCCAACTAACTCTTACTTAGGAAGGCTCgaaaaattattcatttttttagtTAGCCCATTTTAATTTGCCCAAATTCAGGTCAAATCATCCATTTATCATCGTAATTTTAGTAGAAAGGTTGCTCCACGAAGGCAAATGAGCTATTCCACTTTTGCATCCGATAATTCAATGTTTCTCCTATTTTATTGAATTATTTGCTTCGATATCATGGACGCCAGATCAATAATGTTATGTCTAACTCATAACTGGGGACTATATTATGCTTTGAAGATTTAATATATCGTACCTACTTTATATAAAGAAAGATATATTATGTGCCCCATTTACAGCACCATATATGGTTGTTATTATTACCAGTATGCTAATAAAATTAATTGTAGCGTTCACATATTCTATGGAGATGGACGCGCCTCCCTCTTTAATGTACGAAGTACTTAAATATtggctattgatgtattattgtaCTAATAGTGATTTCCCTAATCCTACACACCCAAAACAATTTTTTAATACTAAAAAGAAGTCGTAGTCTATGAATTAATATCATGGTATTGCTTAAGGCTTAAAAGGAAGATTCTGTGgtggaataataataattaaaaagaaCACATGATTCGGATCATCCTATAGATCGAATACATTGATGGAATCAACTAAAGCTTCACCccaaggcaaaaaataaaaagcaagaagaaaataaaagagGATAAAGATCAACCCTCCCCCATAACTTTcatctttcttttattttctctCATTAATTAAGCTATACTTTGGAAACCATTAGGCAACTAGCGATCTTATCCATCATCATTTGGAAAGGAAAAGGGAGGATTGTTTCCTTATGTCATTTTCGTTAAATGCTAAAAATAATTGCACTATCTTTTTTATTTCCTACTCAGTATCCGTACATATATATTGGACTCTAATTAATACGAATTTGCACTGTATAAAGTTCATTTAAACGGAAAGCATTTattatcaaaaaaaatatatatatatataaagttaaaaCTCGAAatctcaaattaaaaaaaaaattcatctcACGTCACAACTCACTGTGAAAAAGCACTACTTATCAGTTCTCACGGGAGGAAcaagaaaagaagagagagagaaagaaaggatcTCATGATATCatgtgtttaccccggattcgggtagtcaattaaatttataggtgAGTATAAGATATGTGCTTTGTTGTTGATGTGTGCTagacaaagaaaacaaaatatttgaaggTTCCTTGGTAGAACGGCTAATGACGACAGTTGGCTAGCGATACAAAGGTTTGTGAGCAATGTATGATACTTGATAGATGAAatgcaataataacaataacaggTGGCCTTGGCCGAAAATGATGAGAGAATATGTATATAAGAATTCTTCTATTACAAATACTCTTGGAAAGTAAGAAAAGCCAACCCCCTTAAGGGAGGAGGATATACCCTATTTATAGCAGTGAgcccatgggcctcatacaatatgaattaataaaataacaataaaaaGGACAGtccctgcacggatttggtgggattggactgacggcaccgtctgacacacgcatagttggtagccgaccatgatgtgacaccactgatgcgcttcagcaacggtcataacggaccaacgaACACACGGACAAACGGTCGTCCGGATCAACGGTGACGAACCCTCGGGAAGAGTCCCCGAACCATCGGTGGCATAGAGACCGGGCCAAATGGCGTCTCTGCTCAGCTTCGATTAAAGCTCTTATCCGGAAAGGTGTGATGCCCCTCGTGCGAACTCCCGGCCCTTTTCTTCCTCCGATCCATAGTTTCTCCGGATTGACTCAtattcgatttttaccgtatacagatagcccccacacttcccggacctACGAtccatcggagtaacgggaagtgaatgaatcatacaaccGACCGCCCGGATGGCCTATCCTTATCTCCTTATTTTGGCGGGAATAGTTGTGTCACGTCTTCCCTTTTGCCGGCCACGTGTCCTGCTCCGGATGGTCCGCTCCTGTCAACCGCCTTTTGCACGTCGTTTCGGGTCGCTTCGCATTAATGATGGGACACGTAGCGATCCCCAATTGGCCATCCTCGATAACCGTTCCCCTCCTTATGCCTATATAAAGCCCCTCATTTcctcattttttcatttttacgATCTGCTCTTTCATTTCTTCTCTCCTCTACGTTTTATCTTCATCCTTTCTTCAGCAAATCTGTTGCCAAATCTTCGCTTATTTTCACGTGAAAGGGGGATTAATTTTGTCACCATTCTCGCCAACTGCTTTTTGCTTCAGTTGCTCTTCAAATCACCATTTCCTTCGTTTCCTTTGCATTATTTTCCGAAATCCTCTTCCCTTCATTCCTTCaacatgtctgaaaccacttctccagaaattccctcggtttcatccccgGGGGCCGAGGCTGTGTCTCCAGCTAAACAAAAGAGTAACCCCGAGACTACGGCCTCGAATATCATACCGGCCAAATTTAACTTCAATAAAAACCTTGAGGCGGAAAAGCCCTCTACCGTCTCAGACCGGGGATACGACGTGAGGGGGTATCCTTCCTCCATAACCGAGGATAAGCTTGACATAGTCCGGGCAGACTGTTTGTGGAACATACGCCCGGTAAGGGTTTTTGCACCCGGGCCGGACGAATCCATTACCGACCACCGGGAAGGGTTCTTGTACGTGTACACTTATCCCTTTACCCTTAAACTCGACCCCCCGATTgatccggtcatactggatatgtgccggacctatggcGTGACTTTGGCACAGATCGGCccaatcgtttggagggtcgttgcttGCCTCCGGCTGCTGGCCAACAGAGCGGAGAAGGAACTTTCACTAGGCCACCTAATACGCCTGTATTCTCCGAGAATATTCTAGGGCGGTGTCATAAAACtaaccaagcgcagccggaacccGTTCTTCTCGAATATGGACGAAGATCGGGACAGGGGATGGCTAGAACGCTACGTCCGGGTAAAAACCGAGGACATAATCCCGGCCGCCCATCTACCTTTTCCGGAGAAATGGAACGACAAGCGTAAGTTCGATCCTTTGAGCAGTCGTTCTTACTTGTTCAGCCGCTTTTGGTATTATTTGCTCATTGCCCTtcccttatttttttttgcaGCAAACGGATTTGTACCCCCGGTTATTCGCAATCTGAGTGAATGGGTCACGACACTCCTCATCCAGCTTCCCTATGAGGACCGAACATGGCCCATTTGTCACGTGGTCGATGGATCGCTCAAAATCATGGTAACGTTTGACTTTCCTTCGTTTTTACTGCATCTTTAGCCATTCGTGGTCGTCAGTTTTCCCAATCCTGCCTATGCCTTTGTCGTTCTGGTTTGCCGAAGGGATCGGTGGCATCCAGATCGGAGTGGGGGGTCGCTTCCCCTGCACCGGCATCCGCGTTCGACACGGCGGGTTCTTCCCGTGTTCTTGCCGAAGCTGCCAAAAGGAAacggccctccgaaaaggggcaACCGTCCCAACGGAAGAAGGCAAGAAGTGTTGCCCGACCCCCGAGAGAAGAAGCGGAGCCCGACATCATAGTTCGGAGGGTCGACCTGGCTCCGTCAACGGCTCCCGCACCCGAGGAGACTGCCTCCGTTCCGCCTTTGCCTTCTATTAACGAAGGTCTCTTGATTCCCGTTCTTccttcaggtgcggaagaaatccgTTCCCCGACTCCTCTTCGGTCATTTGACTTtctcgacatttcaggtgaaacttcttcggaagatactcccctgcagaGGGGAAAGGGACCCGGGGAAACGGCCGTCACTGCAGCTGATCAAAGGACTGCCCCAGTTCCGGAGGCCGAAGCCCCCATTCACGCTCATCCGTCTCCCGACCATGAACCTGTTTCTACTGCGGAGCCCCCGGGCTTTGGCAGAAACATTGAGTCCAcgccaagttcatctaccccggctccGAGGGCTGAAGATTTTGAAGATATGTTTTCAaccactcctcctgctaccggtgaCGCTGCGGGTTTCTGCCATCTTCCAATTCCTCGGGTCACGAGGTCGGCCAACCGACAGTCAGAATCTGGTTCTAGAGATAACCTGGTGACCatcttcccagccccgagcgtagaaccaagaagaaccagatcggccgtaattaccgtccccgaggattgcggCTTTCTATCGCGCCCGGTGGGAGTAGAAAGCTATTTGCGGCCTCTCCTCTATGACTCGGACAAGCgtaaaatgaccggggtcacctggcagtgccttatgaacgaaggcatgcacgcgggcaaccgggtaagaacCTCAACCACCCTTGTATTTCAGTAGACTTTATGCTCGCTTTGTTTGATTCTTCATGTTTATTTTTCTTGCAGAGTGTGGTACTGGTCAACgaggccttcatccgtgcccaacacgagatggacgatcttcgaggccaactagatgcccaaggccgagaaacggagaaatataagCATCTCCTccgagagaaagaggaagagttGGGTCGGGCGGCTGTTCTTgccaaccttcgtcccgagcTCGATGCGGCCAAGGACGAAAATCGTCGCTTGAAGAGTGAATTGGCTCCCATGACTGATTATAATCGAAGCCTCGAGACTGAGAAGAttggccttagccgagacaaagcCCAATTTTCGTCGAGGCTGGACGAGTTGGAGACCACCGTatcccaactccggggggaactGGATTTGGTGAAGGCCGATGCAACGGGCCTGGCCGAGAGGAATCGACTACTGGAATCCGACACCGCTCTGTACAAAGAACTTATGAGAGTTTTCGAAGggaaagccgaggagcggtctcggatatgtGAGGGCTTAAAAGCCGAGCTGAAGGAGGCGGTGAGCGCCAACGATgttcttaaggccgagctagaagTTGCTGTTCACATGAGGAATATTGTTGTGGCAAACCGGGCCGAGCTGGAAACTAAGTTGGCTAAAGTCGAGGCTGATTTGGaagaagcctggaaaggcgtggaggcggccgaggctcatactgccaTCGTCGCCGAGtacgagaagtggaagtctcggcggctcACCCTCGAAGAAGCCGAGCACGGATTCTCCGATCTTCCGGCCCAGATAAACCAGGCCAAAGAGATGGAGGAGGAGGCAAACCATGCCCTCGGGTCCGACTCAGATGATTCCGAACGAACCGAGTCCGAtcattcttgtcacgacccaaccccgtgggccgcgactggtgccctacttaggcaccccaaacagactcacaaccagatcatcgtattcagactcattcaaactcaacatacgttattTGAACCGAAAATGAACAACAaacgccagacacaaacatttatcgaacacttatcttaagcggtcgcccgttcaaattagtcaaatca
Above is a genomic segment from Lycium barbarum isolate Lr01 chromosome 12, ASM1917538v2, whole genome shotgun sequence containing:
- the LOC132623438 gene encoding uncharacterized protein LOC132623438; protein product: MAEVVLYVYDMTKAGGHDAQNFAIVQTNKLLKDGVNFGGIFHTAVQIYGNDEWAYGYRKKGTGVFSCPAGKNPSYTLHEKITLGRTECSQSKVNKMIKELSDSWPGNKYHIVSKNSKHFSNELLERLGVPKLPSWVNRVANIANAAKDAVGTVLKVKDEALKRVMNPMNFAFGSGSKKSSSAKSVKATPCDFNININFISENFRVFAPDMYNEEDTGPDNNQPVIKAIEGPNATIPIIEEVADDDEPVINKDDDKSDVIHSDDEPAVIHKDDGPTSTVIHTDNKPVPMHA